One part of the Oncorhynchus clarkii lewisi isolate Uvic-CL-2024 chromosome 7, UVic_Ocla_1.0, whole genome shotgun sequence genome encodes these proteins:
- the LOC139414120 gene encoding probable ribonuclease ZC3H12C, whose protein sequence is MGLKDHPEEDGAGRILDLGLVLEYLHIEGSVSRQAGADTGPSMEPGEEEEEACEGSGSCSLSTPGGKEGEVVGEESAGFDSDPEPARKSTGSNPAGGVSVSELDGVPVPNTHQPLCRTPCVDLGSEGPPDPPSGEPSSGEALREHQSKLEFALKLGYAEELVRLVLAKLGPYTLINDILGELVKLGRKVETNQQLTGSTASQPTPSTCSSSSTCGYVEAQQGRTDSPYQTDLLLGDKDNLRPVVLDGSNVAMSHGNKEVFSCYGIQLAVDWFLERGHRDITVFVPSWKKEQSRPDALITDQDILRRLEKDKILVFTPSRRVQGRRVVCYDDRFIVKLAYESDGIIVSNDNYRDLACEKPEWKKLIDERLLMYSFVNDKFMPPDDPLGRHGPSLENFLRKRPIMPEHKKQPCPYGKKCTYGHKCKYYHPERSAQCQRSVADELRASAKTSATSTSAKGQAGEAGLVKSHSVPNNVAMGTKRGSAPKRQCDPSIRALSYGEAEDKLRHAEKCNSLSSSSGSSCCSGSVTLSPAPGGPPSALSDPQEQPPSLGRDTPYMTLLHPHPHPDPYSSSCDPPDLSYYSVTPAHSGLAARRSPESRFPLDTDLRLLGSSDCVSSGCDSYGEKASCLCCPGPLLDKYIHHQHHQHNRLYSQHSAPLLEPHHPSPHTSVLYGYHQSLARGHSFPHDEPPDPHLKRPLYPLPPPLQHQAIGARSSCPGDYPSVSQSGPYPAGSPLGRCLANTRLETLSDSRLYERSALPPRKAFSWDPYCSQPPQSCYETYQSLPENHDVGWGHTSPWGQTTHSYHPSHQPYSSQPPHPPYPPHPSHPPYPPQPPHPSHAPQPSHPSMPLHHMHQEPPALSRYGEVRGKVYLNLCNIFPSELVGRVMGRNPHVTDAQQLAAAILAEKSQSDY, encoded by the exons ATGGGCCTGAAGGACCATCCGGAGGAGGATGGAGCAGGCCGCATCCTTGACCTGGGGCTGGTTTTAGAGTACCTCCACATCGAAGGCTCCGTCAGCAGGCAGGCTGGCGCCGATACAGGGCCCAGTATGGAGCCgggcgaggaggaggaagaggcctGCGAGGGCAGCGGCAGTTGCAGCTTGTCCACGCCtggggggaaggagggggaggtggtgggggaggagAGCGCTGGGTTCGACAGTGACCCGGAGCCAGCCCGAAAGAGCACCGGTTCTAACCCGGCTGGAGGAGTGTCCGTATCTGAGCTAGATGGTGTGCCTGTTCCCAACACCCACCAACCTCTATGCAGGACTCCCTGTGTGGACCTGGGGTCCGAGGGGCCTCCTGACCCTCCGTCAGGGGAGCCTTCATCCGGGGAAGCCCTGAGGGAGCACCAGTCCAAGCTGGAGTTTGCTCTGAAGCTGGGCTACGCAGAGGAGCTGGTGCGGCTGGTGCTGGCCAAGCTGGGGCCGTACACGCTCATCAACGACATACtgggagagctggtcaaactGGGCCGTAAGGTCGAGACAAACCAACAGCTGACTGGGTCCACGGCTTCACAGCCCACCCCCTccacctgctcctcctcttctacctgtGGGTATGTGGAGGCGCAGCAGGGGAGGACAGACTCCCCCTATCAGACAGACCTCCTCCTGGGGGACAAGGACAACCTGCGGCCCGTCGTCCTGGACGGTAGCAACGTGGCAATGAG CCATGGCAATAAGGAGGTGTTCTCCTGCTACGGCATCCAGCTGGCTGTTGATTGGTTCCTGGAGCGAGGTCACCGTGACATCACTGTGTTTGTGCCTTCCTGGAAGAAAGAGCAGTCCCGCCCTGATGCCCTCatcacag accaggaTATTTTACGTCGTCTGGAGAAGGACAAGATCTTGGTGTTCACTCCGTCTCGTCGGGTCCAGGGTCGCCGGGTGGTCTGCTATGACGACCGTTTCATTGTCAAGCTGGCCTACGAGTCCGACGGCATCATCGTCTCCAACGACAACTACCGCGACCTGGCCTGTGAGAAGCCAGAGTGGAAGAAGTTAATTGACGAGCGGCTGCTCATGTACTCGTTTGTCAACGACAA gtTCATGCCTCCTGATGACCCTCTAGGTCGTCATGGTCCCAGTCTGGAGAACTTCCTGAGGAAACGTCCCATCATGCCAGAGCACAAGAAGCAGCCCTGTCCTTACG GCAAGAAGTGCACTTACGGCCACAAGTGTAAGTACTACCACCCGGAGAGGAGTGCCCAGTGCCAGCGCTCGGTGGCAGACGAGCTGCGTGCCAGCGCCAAGACCTCTGCCACCTCTACTAGCGCCAAGGGCCAGGCTGGCGAGGCCGGGCTGGTGAAGAGCCACAGCGTGCCTAACAATGTAGCGATGGGCACCAAGAGAGGTTCTGCCCCCAAAAGGCAGTGTGACCCCAGCATCCGGGCTCTGTCCTACGGCGAGGCAGAGGACAAGCTGAGACACGCTGAGAAATGCAACagcctcagtagtagtagtgggagtagtTGTTGTAGTGGGAGTGTTACTCTGTCCCCTGCCCCTGGAGGACCCCCCTCTGCCCTCAGCGACCCCCAGGAACAGCCACCGAGCCTGGGCAGGGACACACCCTACATGACCCTGctgcacccccacccccaccctgacCCCTACTCTTCCAGCTGTGACCCTCCAGATCTGAGCTACTACTCAGTGACGCCGGCCCACTCTGGCCTGGCAGCACGGAGGAGTCCGGAGTCCCGCTTCCCGCTGGACACCGATCTGCGTCTGCTGGGCTCGTCAGACTGTGTCAGCAGCGGATGTGACTCGTACGGAGAGAAAGCCTCCTGTCTGTGCTGCCCAGGCCCTCTGCTGGACAAATACATCCACCATCAGCACCATCAACACAACCGCCTGTACTCTCAACACTCTGCCCCCCTGCTCGAGCCACACCACCCCTCCCCCCATACCTCTGTCCTCTATGGCTATCACCAGAGCCTGGCACGGGGCCACAGCTTCCCCCATGACGAGCCCCCTGACCCCCACCTGAAGCGCCCTCTgtaccccctcccccctcccctccagcaCCAGGCCATAGGCGCCCGCTCCAGCTGCCCTGGAGACTACCCCTCTGTGTCCCAGTCTGGCCCTTACCCTGCTGGCTCCCCTCTGGGCCGCTGCCTAGCCAACACGCGGCTGGAGACGCTGTCAGACTCCCGGCTGTACGAACGCTCCGCGCTGCCCCCCAGGAAAGCCTTCTCCTGGGATCCCTACTGCAGCCAACCCCCTCAGTCCTGCTATGAGACCTACCAGAGTCTACCAGAGAACCACGATGTAGGCTGGGGACACACATCTCCATGGGGACAGACCACACACTCTTACCACCCCTCTCACCAACCCTACTCCTCTCAGCCCCCTCACCCACCCtacccccctcacccctctcacccaccctacccccctcagccccctcaCCCATCCCATGCCCCTCAGCCATCCCACCCATCCATGCCCCTCCACCACATGCACCAGGAGCCCCCCGCCTTGAGCCGGTACGGGGAGGTGCGGGGTAAGGTCTACCTCAACTTGTGTAACATCTTCCCCTCTGAGCTGGTGGGCCGGGTTATGGGGAGGAACCCCCATGTGACGGACGCCCAGCAGCTAGCTGCCGCCATCTTGGCTGAGAAGTCCCAGTCTGACTACTGA